Part of the Pseudodesulfovibrio mercurii genome is shown below.
TCTTCTCCTCGGCCAGCTCCACCGGCCCGCCGTTGTCCAGGTAGCGGGCCACGGGCACGGCGTCGGCCGGGTCGGTGTCGCGCAGGACCACGGACACCCCGCCCTGGCGGTGCACGGCCACCGGGAAGGAGCTGCGGGCCCGGGCGGCCATGCCGTAGGCCTCGCTGGCCACCAGCCAGCCGTCCTGGGTGCGGCCGATGTAGAAGGACTGGCCCGACCCCTTCTGGGCCAGGAACTGGGAGTCGAAATCATTGAGGTTCTGCATGACCACGGCCAGCGACCCCTCGCACCGCCGGAGCACGTTGCGGAAGCGCTCCTCGGCGTCGCCGGTGTCCTCCACGCCCAGGTGGAAAAGCACGGGCAGGATCTTGGCGTCGGTCGAGATGGCGGGCGGGATGTGCGCACCCTTGGACAGGACCGTCTCCTCGACCAGGGTGCGGTAGTTGTCCACGTCGCCGTTGAGCACGAACATGGTCTTTTCGAGCCCGGTGGACATGTCGCCCTCGACCAGGCCGTCGACCGGGTGGCAGTTGGGAACGGAGATGATCCCGTTGGAGGCCCAGCGGGTGTGGGCGATGATGTTCAGGGTTTCCAGCCCCTGGGACATGGTCCACAACAGGTCGTCATGCTTGATGAATTCACGCAGGGCCGCGCCGTTGTCCCCGAGCTGGCCGACCAGCTGGGCGACCTTGTACAAGAAGCGGCAGGCGGTCCGGCCGTCGTTGAGCTTGCGCACCAGGACCTGGCGGGTGTCGGCGTTGCCGATGGAGCTGCGCTCGGCCAGCTCCCGCTTCTGGGCGGCGTCCAGGTCGACCTCGGGGTCCACGCCAGCGGGCAGGACAAAGGCCAGGGCCACGCCCGCCGAGTCGCGGCCGCGCACCTCGAGCTTGTCGATGGACTGCAGGACCTGCTCGGCCCCCCAGGCCAGGAAATGGCGGTCGCGCGCCTCGGGGTTCGCGGCCAGTTCGCCGGGCATGAGCGCCAGGGTCCGGTCCACGTTGACCAGGACCTCGCGCTCGATCTGCCACAGGTAGTCGTCCAGGGCCTCGCGCAGGGACTCCAGCGCATCCGTGCGCGGCCCCTGCTCCAGCTTGACGGCGGCCGCGTTGCGCAGCGCCCGGATGGAGTCCCGGATGCCCGACAACGCCCGCCGCGCTTCGGGATCGCCCACCAGCCGCATATGCAGCCCGAAGGACATGAGGTCGTAAAACCGCCCGGCCAGCTCCGCCAAGGGACCGGCGGCCGAAAGGAGGTCCGGGGTGTCGCGGACGGCGTTGAAGGCGGCGTCGAGCGTCGAGAGCCAGCCGGTGTCCGGCGCGTTCAACCATTTTTTATTGCTGAGAAAACTGGCGATACCACACATGGCGGTCGAATACTCCTGGTGGATGGTTTCGGGAGAGGAGGCGGCGGGGCGGCGCGGGATGCACGGCGCGCCGGGCGTCCTGCATGCGTCCGTTGACGTACTGCACATGGTGGCCCTTGGCAAGGGCGCGGACGGCCCGGAAGGGGGGCGCCGGAAATTCCGATGGCCCTCCCGTTTCGTAGGAAATGGAGCGGGAATATAACCCTGTTCCCGGTGCGCGACGGGCATGGTACGGTCCGGTGAAAGCCATGCCGCCTGGACCGGGACGGACGGCTGGCGGCGTTATTCCAATTGCGATACCCCGTCCTCTTGTGGCATGGTCGTGCCATTGGGCTCGGAGCCTTTTTTTCAACCGGTTTTCCCAAGGAGATGACCCATGGCCAAGAAGATCCTCATTGTTGATGATGAGGTCCACATCAAAATGCTGCTCGAGCAGACGCTCGAGGAGCTTGAGGACGAGTTCGAAGTGGACCTGTTTACCGCCTCGGACGGCGAAGAGGGGCTGGAATTCATCCGGAGCAAGCGCCCCGACCTCGTTTTCCTCGACATCATGATGCCCAAGATGAACGGCTACGAGGTCTGCCGGATCATCAAGGACGACCCCGCCCTGCAGGACGTGAAGATCATCCTGCTCACGGCCAAGGGCCAGGAAGTGGACCGCAAGCAGGGGCTGGAGCTGGGGGCCATGATGTACATGACCAAGCCGTTCGACCCCGACGAAATCCTGCGCGTCTCCAAGGAGCTGCTCGAATTGTAACCCGGCCCGCTTCCGCGCCGATTTTTCCCGCATGACACCGCTAAAAAAATACATACGCCCCGGCGTGTTGCGGAACCTGCTCCGCAAGGCCGCCGAGATGGCCGGGGGAGGCTGCTCCCTGGCCATCAGTTTCGAGGGCGAGGTGGTCATCGTGGAGGGTTCGGCCCCGGCCGCCGCCTTCGGCGAGGACGGGCCGGGACAGATCAGCGTTCCGATCCATTTCGACGAGTCCCATTCGGGCCGGTTGTTCATGCGCCGCGACGAGCCCGACGAGCGGGTGGACTGCGCCCGGCTCCTCGATTTCACGGCCTATTCCATCCAGGAGCTGGTGGACATGGAGCGCGCCCGGCGGTCCATCGCCGAGGAGGCCCTGGCCAAGTACCGCGAGCTGGCCCTGTTCCACCGCTCGGTGCCGAACATCAACACGTCCCTGCACATGCGCGACGTGGTCAACGCGCTCATCGACGAGTGCCGGCTGGAGAACTATCCCGGCGAGCTGGGCATGATCTTCCTGCTGGAGCCCTCGCGCAAGGTCTTCCGCCTGGCCGTGCAGTTCGGCTTTCCCTTCGGCACCTACCTCCAGCCCATGGTGGACAGCGACCTGTTCCACGAGGTGGCCGTTTCCGGCCGGGGCGAGATCGTCAACGACCTGGACAAGGAGGACCGCTGGGACAACGAGTTGCCCGGCCTGGGCTCCATGATCCTCATCCCCATCAACTCGCCCAACCGGTGCGAGGGGCTGCTTATCCTGGCCTCCCGCAAGACCGGGGTCTTCGAGGCCGCCCATCGGCGCAGCCTGTCCACCCTGGCCTCCGTGGCGGGCATCTCGGTGTCCAACGCCTTCAACTTCGAGGGCGTCCAGAAGCTCATGAGCGCCATCCTCCAGGCCCTGGCCGAGGCCATCGACGCGCGGGACCCGTACACGGCGGGTCATTCCGAGCGCGTGGCCCATCTGGCCGTGGCCTTCGCCCACGCCCTGAACGAGGCCGGAGGCTACCGGGGCGGGCAGTTCAACGACGACGAGTTGCGCGAGATCTACTACGCGGGCATCCTGCACGACGTGGGCAAGATCGGCATCAAGGAGGACGTCCTGACCAAGCGCACCCGGCTGCCCGAGCGGCGCATGGACGTGGTCCGGGCGCGGTTCCAGCTCCTGGGCCAGTTCGACGACTTCGACTGGGGCCGGGCCTACGAGTGCCTGTGCAACGTGAACAGGGCCATGGTCCCGGAGGCCGCCGACCTGGAGTACGTCCGCAAGCTGGGCACCAGGGTCATGCGCCGCAATGGGGCCGACCTGCGCTACCTCTACGACGACGAGCTGGAAAATCTGCTCCTGGCCTACGGCAACCTGACCAGGGACGAGCGCCGGGAGATCCAGCGCCACCCGGCCGAAAGCGAGCGCATCCTCCAGCACATCCCCATGCAGGACGACTTCAGTCACCTTCTGACCATCATCCGCCAGCACCATGAGCGCATGGACGGCTCGGGCTATCCCGACGGGATCAAGGGCGAGGAAATCCTGCTCCAGAGCCGCCTGATGGCCATTGTGGACATCTACGATGCGGTCACCCAGGAGCGCCACTACAAGCCCGCCTACACCCGCAGCGAGGCCATGAAGATCCTCCAGAAAGAGGTGGACGAGGGCAAGCTGGACGCGGAACTGACGGCATTCTTCCTGAAGAACATCGAGAACATCGAGTCCCTCTCCGAACAGGTCAAGGTGACCAGGGCCACGCACCTGTCGGCCCTGGGCAACCTGGCCAATCTCTGACCCGTCAATCGGCGGATGTTCAGCGCACCGGGCGCTCGGCGATGACCGGCAGGGGCAGCTGCCCCTGGGCGAACAGGGCCTTGCAGAAGAGCGGCAGGTCCAGCTGCCACTTGCGGCGCAGCTCGGTCAATTCGTGCAGGCCGAGGATGGGCATGGTCCGGTGGCCCGGCGCGGTGCGGATGAGCCGCACTTCGGCCAGTCCCTCCTCGTGGGAGAACCCGGCCCGTTCCAGGATGTCCATGCAGTGGTCCTGATCCAGGCCGCCCACGGCCAGCTCGGTGTCGATGCGGGCCAGGGCCGCCCGCCTGAGACCGCGCGCGTGGCGGACCAGCCGGTCCAGATCGGTTTCCAGATAGCCCAGCTCGTCCAGGAGATGCTCGGAGAAGGCCAGCCAGCCCGCCATGAACACGGGGTTGGTGGACTGGCGGAGCCACGGGTCGTCCAGGGCGCGGCGCTGGGAGTCCAGCAGGTGGCGGCCGGGATAGGTCTGGGCCGCGGCCAGGAAGGGAAATTCGCGGCGCATGCGGGCCAGGTGGGCCGGGGTGTCGCGGAAGCGGTTGCCGGAAAATATCTGCGGGTTGACGTAGCAGCGGGACGGCTCGTTCTCCCAGGCCCCGAGCACGGGGTCGTGGTGGATGGGCCGCAGGGTGGAGGCCATGTGCCGGGGCTGGGGGTCGATGCGCAGGCCCGAGTCCGCGAACACGCCCGCCAGGGGGCCTTCCAGGACAAAGGCGCGCAGCCGGTGAATCTCGCGGATGATCAGGTCCAGGGGGGCCAGGCCGTCGGTGGGCGGCCCCTCGTAGCCCTCGTACAGCTCGCGCCAGGACCCGCCGCCGATCTCGGATTCGAGGCGATGCAGCGAGGTCAGCCGGGCCTCGTACTCGGCCTCGGCCAGGTCGCGCAGCTCCTCCACGGACCGGGTGGTCCCCAGGACGCGCTCGGCCGTGTAGCGGAAATCCGGGCCGTCCGGGTCCGGAATTTCCGGCCGGGAGGTGACGAAGCGGTCGTACTCGCGCAGGGCCGTCAGGACGTCGGCCAGGAAGCGGGGGGCCTTGCCCGTCCGGCCCAGCTCCTGCCCGCCCAGCTCGGTCAGGTAGCGGGCGCACTCGCGGATCATGGTCTGGGAGGCGGCCCGGCTGGCCGTGCTGGCGGCCTCGATGTTCTCGGTGGCGTGGGTCAGCAGGGCGGGGATGGCCTTGAGGCGGCTGATGAACCGCTTCTGCCGGGCGCGCTCGTTTTTGGCGGGCAGGTCGGCGGCCTGCTCCAGGCCGGTGAAGGCCACCTGGAGATACAGCTCCGGGGCGTGTTCCCAGGCGCGGCTGCCGTCCAGCTCGGCGATGACCCCGCTGGCGTTCATGGCCAGCGCCCTGGCCCTGGCCTCGTCCATCGGGTCCGAGGCCTTGTCCGCCTCGGCCAGAAAATTCTTGCGGAAGGTCTCCAGGGCGGCCACGTGGCTGCGGATGGACCGGCCCGAGAGGTCGTCCAGCCGGTCCAGCCACTTGGAGACGTCGGTCACGGGCGGCATGAGCGGGAAGGCGCCCGAGGCGCACATGACCGGATAGTGCTTGGCCAGATAGGCGAAGAACTTCTTGGCTACAGCGGATTTCATGGTGTTCTTTGCCTCGGCGGAGCGGGCTAGTCTGCCTGGGCTTCAAGCAGTTTCAGGGCCCTGGGAGCGAGTTCGCCCAGTTCGGCCTTGGATATCTGGGCGTCCGCGCCCACGGCGATGCCCTTGTGATGCAGGGTCGCGGTGATGATGGAGGAGCAGAGGATGACCGGCAGGTGCCTGAGGTCGGTGTCCTCCTTGATGCGCCGGGTCAGGGAGTGGCCGTCCATGGAGGGCATCTCGATGTCGGTGACCACCAGGTTGACGTAGTGGGCCAGGGGCATACCCTCGGCCCGGGACCGGGCCTTGGCCTTGAGCAGGTATTGCAGGGCCAGCTCGCCGTTTTCCTCGGCGTGGACCTTGAACCCGGCCGTGGTCAGGATGTTGGCGATCATCTTGCGCGCCATGGTCGAGTCATCGGCCAGGAGAACCCGGTAGTTCCTGTGGGCGACGGTCTCGCGGACCGCTTCCGCCGGTTCCAGGTCAGGCTCGACGCCGGGGTTCAGGTCCATGCAGATCTTTTCCATGTCCAGGATGAAGGTGATCCGTCCGGCGATCTTGACCACGCCGGTGATGGAGTTGACCGTCAGGGAGGAAACGTAGTTGTTCGGGGCCTCCACCTCCTGCCAGCCGATGCGGTGGATGCGGGTCACGCCCGAGACCAGGAAGGCGCTCTTGGTCCGGTTGAACTCGGTGACGATGACCTTGGGCGGCTCCTTTTCGGTGCGCTTCTTGCGCAGCCATCCGGCCAGGTCGATGAGGGGAATGATCTCGCTGCGCAGGTTGAAGGCGCCGAGCACGGCCGGGTGCGAGGCCTCGGGCATCTCGGTCAGCTCGGGCATCTGGATGATCTCCAGGACCTTGGCCACGTTGATGCCGTAATAGCCCCGGTAGTCGCCGCCCGGACGGGATTCGTCGAGGTAGAATTCGACGATCTCGAGTTCGTTGGTGCCCGACTCCAGCAGGATCTTGGTTTCGCTCATGAACTGGTCTCTCCACGGACCGCTACAGGCCCGACGGTATCGTGACCTTGAACATATACAAGGGGTTTGCCGGGCGCAACCCCGGACATGCGGCAAAATGCGGCCGGATGCCCGCTATCCCTCGCCAATGCCGTATTTTTTGATCTTGTAGTGGATGGCCCGGCGGCTGATGCCCAACCGGTCGGCGGCGTCCTTCTTGACCCCATTCGCGGCCTCCAGGGCGCGGACGATGGTCTCGCGCTCGTTGTCCTCCAGGGACAGGCTGGAGCCGGTCGCGGCCGGGGACCCCTCGGGCGGGGCCTCCAACTGGAGGTCGCCGGGCTCGATGACCTCGCCGGGGCAGAAGACCAGGGCCGCCTCCAGGGCGTTCTCCAGCTCCCGGACGTTGCCGGGCCAGGGGTGCGCCTCGATCAGCCGCATGGCCTCGGGGCTGATGCGGACGCGGGGCCTCCCCTGGCGGGCGCAGAGCCGGTCGAGGAGCCCGTCCACCAGGGCCGGAAGGTCCTCTCGCCGCTCGCGCAGGGGGGGGATGGTCAGGGTGACCACCTTGAGGCGGTAGTAGAGGTCCTCGCGGAAGGTCCCGTCCGCGACCATTCCGGGCAGGTCCGCGTTGGTGGCGGCCACGACCCGGCAGGACACGGCCCGCTCGCGGGTGTCGCCCACCCGGCGGATGGTCCCCTCCTGGAGGAAGCGCAGCAGCCGGGCCTGCATGTCCGGGGAGATGTTGCCTATCTCGTCCAGGAACAGGGTCCCGCCGTCGGCCTCCTCGATGAGCCCCTTCTTGTCCTTGACCGCGTGGGTGAAGGACCCCTTGAGGTGGCCGAAGAGTTCGCTTTCGAGCAGGGTGGGCTGGGTGGAGCCGCAGTCCACCACCACGAAGGGGCCGCCGGAGCGAGGGCTCTCCTCGTGCAGGATACGCGCGGCCATCTCCTTGCCCGTGCCCGACTCGCCGAAGAGCAGGACCGTGGCCGTGGACCGGGCCACCCGTTCCAGGCGTTCCAGGAAGCGGGCCATGGCCGGGGCCTCGCCCCCGATCAGGCCGCGCGGGCCGGCGGATTTCGCGGCCGGGGCGGTCGGGGCGGTCGGCGTCGCGGGCTTTGCGGCCGGCGCGGGGGCGGCGGCTCCGGGGAGGACCGTTTCGCCTCGCGCCTCAAGCCGGGTGCGCACCCGGCGGACCAGTTCCTTGCCGTCGAAGGGCTTGGTCAGGTAGTCCACGGCCCCGGCCTGGATGGAGCCCACGGCGTCCGGGATGGTCCCGTGGGCCGTGAGCATGATGACCGGGATGTGCGGCCAGTGCTCCATGACCTCGCGGAGCAGGCCCCCGCCGCCCATGCCGGGCATCTTCACGTCGGAGATGATCAGGTCCACGGACTCGTCGGCCAGCATCTCGAGCGCGGTTTCGGCCCGGTCGGCCAGCAGCGGGCTCAACCCCGCCGAGAGCAGGCGCGCCTCGAGCACCTGCAGGATGTTCTCGTCGTCGTCCACCACCAGGATGGTCGGAATGTCCGGTTTCGTCATGGTCCGTCCTCGTCAGGAAATGGCGGGCAGGGTGAAGCGGAAGGTCGCGCCCCGGCCCGGTTCGCTCTCGACCCAGATGCGCCCGTCGTGGGCCAGGACAATGCGCCGGGCGATGGCCAGGCCCAGCCCGGCCCCGTCGATGCTGTCCCGCACGCCGGGCTCGCGGTAGTACTTGAGAAAGATGCGCTCCTGCTCGTCCACGGGGATGCCCGGCCCGTCGTCGGCCACGCTGAACAGGACCTCCCGGCCGCTGCGCTCGGCGATCAGCCGGACCGTGCCCCCGCGCTCCGAGAACTTGACGCCGTTGCCCGCCAGGTTGGTCAGCACCTGTCGGACGTGCGCGGGGTCGGCCCGCACGGCCAGCCCCGGCTCAACCTCGGATTCCAGGGTCACCGAGGCGGCGCGGGCCGTGGGCACGAGCCGCTCCACGGTGGACTCGACGAGCCCGGCCACGTCCACGCGCTCCGGGTTCAGGTGCAGTTCCTCGGCCTCCATGCGCGAGACCGAGAGCAGCCGGGTGAGCAGGTCGGAGAGGCGCTCGGACTCCTGCCCGGCGATGTCCAGGAACCGCTTTTGCTTTTCGTTGACCTCGCCGAAGGTCCCGGAGCCGACGAGGTCCACGGCCTCGCGCACCGAGGTCAGGGGGGTGCGGATCTCGTGGGAGAGCATGGCCACGAAGTCGGCGCGCATGCGCTCCTCGCGGCGCAGGCGGGCGGCCATGGCGTTGAAGGCCAGGGCCAGTTCGCCCAGCTCGTCGCGCGACAGGATGCGCACGTCCCTGGGGGTGGCCCCGGTGCCCAGGTCGCGGATGCCCCGGCGGACCTCGCTCAGGGAGCGGTTCAGGGTCCAGGCCAGGAGCAGGCTGCCGCCCACGCCCACGACCAGGCAGAAGATCAGTCCGTACATGCCCACGTCCGCGGCGTGGCGGCCCGCGTCGCGGAGCAGGGTCAGGCGCGACTCCATGTCGGCCTGGTTGTCCAGCAGGGACTGTTCCAGGATGTCGGTCCAGTCGCGGACGGTCGCGTCCGGGGCCAGGTTGTCGCCCGGCGAGTTGGCCGGGTCCAGGGTGATCTGGTACTCGGCGGTCAGGTCCTTCCACTCGTCGGCGTAGCGCGGATGCTTTTTGATGGTCTCGTTGAGGATTTCGCCGAACCGGGTCAGGTCCTCGACGATGAAGCCCACGGCGGCCTGGTCGCCGCCCAGGATGCGGTAGCGCCGGATGTTGTTCTGGACGTTGTAGAGGCGTTCGAGCATGCGCTGGATGGCCGAGTCCAGGTCGTGGTTCTCGGTGACCATGCGGCTGGCGATGTCGGCGTCGCTGCGCACCTGGTGGAAGAGGTAGGCCGAGGTGGCGAAAAAGACCGCGATCAGGGCGCAGGCCCAGATGGTCAGCTTGGTGGCGATGTTCAGGTGGCGGGCCTCGGGCATGGCATGACTCTTAATGCATTCTCCGGGGCAGGGCAAACAGGGAAGGAGGGCGTCCTCCTCGCAAAAGAACCGGAAAACCGCTGCAAGGCTCCCGCCAACCGCGCCGCGGGCGCATGCATGGCACGCAGGGGTGGGAACCCTTGCCCGCCAGAGGCGAAATCATCCGACATCGCCGCGCAGCGGCATGCAAACGTGCTTTCCCCTGTCGCCGGACAACAGCGCGGTCTCCCAAAAAAATCCCGCCCGTCACGCCGGGGGGCGCGGCGGGCAGGCCGGTCTGTCCGGGGCGGCTGGATCAGCCCCGGATCGAGAAGACGTCGTAAGTCTTGTCGTGGTCGAGGGAGCCGCAGGTGATGTTCTTCTTGTCCACGATGGGGGCCTCGTTCTTGAGGTGTTCGCGGAAAGCGGCGAACTTCTCGGCGTCTCCCTGGATCAGGATTTCGGCCTTGTGGTCGGCGATGTTGCGGACCCAGCCCTTCAGTCCGAGCTGCTGGGCCAAGTCCTGGACCCATGACTGAAAATTGCCGCCCGTGACCTTGCCTTCAACGACACAAGTGTAACTCAGCATGATGAACCTCCGATTTCGTGTTTCCGCTCACAAATAATATATAGGGCAAAACCGATGAAGTGAAAAGGGGACCGGGGCAGAAATTGGCCTCCTTTACGGTTGCCTGGGCAGGCGGTCTGGTGTATGGTCTTGTCCTGCTCTGAGCGCTTCGCATTCGTGAAGCGGAGGAATTCCCCCATGCGCGCGTTGTTTTTTCTCGTCGCCTTCATCGCGATGATCGTCTTTTCCGCCCCGGTCTGGGCTTCGTTGCCCTATTACAATGCCGACATGGGCTACACAATCTGGCTGCCCAAAAGTTGGACCGAGGCCACGCCGGATTCGCTGGACGCCTTCGAGCGGACC
Proteins encoded:
- a CDS encoding response regulator transcription factor, coding for MAKKILIVDDEVHIKMLLEQTLEELEDEFEVDLFTASDGEEGLEFIRSKRPDLVFLDIMMPKMNGYEVCRIIKDDPALQDVKIILLTAKGQEVDRKQGLELGAMMYMTKPFDPDEILRVSKELLEL
- a CDS encoding HD-GYP domain-containing protein, which gives rise to MTPLKKYIRPGVLRNLLRKAAEMAGGGCSLAISFEGEVVIVEGSAPAAAFGEDGPGQISVPIHFDESHSGRLFMRRDEPDERVDCARLLDFTAYSIQELVDMERARRSIAEEALAKYRELALFHRSVPNINTSLHMRDVVNALIDECRLENYPGELGMIFLLEPSRKVFRLAVQFGFPFGTYLQPMVDSDLFHEVAVSGRGEIVNDLDKEDRWDNELPGLGSMILIPINSPNRCEGLLILASRKTGVFEAAHRRSLSTLASVAGISVSNAFNFEGVQKLMSAILQALAEAIDARDPYTAGHSERVAHLAVAFAHALNEAGGYRGGQFNDDELREIYYAGILHDVGKIGIKEDVLTKRTRLPERRMDVVRARFQLLGQFDDFDWGRAYECLCNVNRAMVPEAADLEYVRKLGTRVMRRNGADLRYLYDDELENLLLAYGNLTRDERREIQRHPAESERILQHIPMQDDFSHLLTIIRQHHERMDGSGYPDGIKGEEILLQSRLMAIVDIYDAVTQERHYKPAYTRSEAMKILQKEVDEGKLDAELTAFFLKNIENIESLSEQVKVTRATHLSALGNLANL
- a CDS encoding DUF885 family protein — protein: MKSAVAKKFFAYLAKHYPVMCASGAFPLMPPVTDVSKWLDRLDDLSGRSIRSHVAALETFRKNFLAEADKASDPMDEARARALAMNASGVIAELDGSRAWEHAPELYLQVAFTGLEQAADLPAKNERARQKRFISRLKAIPALLTHATENIEAASTASRAASQTMIRECARYLTELGGQELGRTGKAPRFLADVLTALREYDRFVTSRPEIPDPDGPDFRYTAERVLGTTRSVEELRDLAEAEYEARLTSLHRLESEIGGGSWRELYEGYEGPPTDGLAPLDLIIREIHRLRAFVLEGPLAGVFADSGLRIDPQPRHMASTLRPIHHDPVLGAWENEPSRCYVNPQIFSGNRFRDTPAHLARMRREFPFLAAAQTYPGRHLLDSQRRALDDPWLRQSTNPVFMAGWLAFSEHLLDELGYLETDLDRLVRHARGLRRAALARIDTELAVGGLDQDHCMDILERAGFSHEEGLAEVRLIRTAPGHRTMPILGLHELTELRRKWQLDLPLFCKALFAQGQLPLPVIAERPVR
- a CDS encoding chemotaxis protein, whose translation is MSETKILLESGTNELEIVEFYLDESRPGGDYRGYYGINVAKVLEIIQMPELTEMPEASHPAVLGAFNLRSEIIPLIDLAGWLRKKRTEKEPPKVIVTEFNRTKSAFLVSGVTRIHRIGWQEVEAPNNYVSSLTVNSITGVVKIAGRITFILDMEKICMDLNPGVEPDLEPAEAVRETVAHRNYRVLLADDSTMARKMIANILTTAGFKVHAEENGELALQYLLKAKARSRAEGMPLAHYVNLVVTDIEMPSMDGHSLTRRIKEDTDLRHLPVILCSSIITATLHHKGIAVGADAQISKAELGELAPRALKLLEAQAD
- a CDS encoding sigma-54-dependent transcriptional regulator; this encodes MTKPDIPTILVVDDDENILQVLEARLLSAGLSPLLADRAETALEMLADESVDLIISDVKMPGMGGGGLLREVMEHWPHIPVIMLTAHGTIPDAVGSIQAGAVDYLTKPFDGKELVRRVRTRLEARGETVLPGAAAPAPAAKPATPTAPTAPAAKSAGPRGLIGGEAPAMARFLERLERVARSTATVLLFGESGTGKEMAARILHEESPRSGGPFVVVDCGSTQPTLLESELFGHLKGSFTHAVKDKKGLIEEADGGTLFLDEIGNISPDMQARLLRFLQEGTIRRVGDTRERAVSCRVVAATNADLPGMVADGTFREDLYYRLKVVTLTIPPLRERREDLPALVDGLLDRLCARQGRPRVRISPEAMRLIEAHPWPGNVRELENALEAALVFCPGEVIEPGDLQLEAPPEGSPAATGSSLSLEDNERETIVRALEAANGVKKDAADRLGISRRAIHYKIKKYGIGEG
- a CDS encoding HAMP domain-containing sensor histidine kinase, with the translated sequence MPEARHLNIATKLTIWACALIAVFFATSAYLFHQVRSDADIASRMVTENHDLDSAIQRMLERLYNVQNNIRRYRILGGDQAAVGFIVEDLTRFGEILNETIKKHPRYADEWKDLTAEYQITLDPANSPGDNLAPDATVRDWTDILEQSLLDNQADMESRLTLLRDAGRHAADVGMYGLIFCLVVGVGGSLLLAWTLNRSLSEVRRGIRDLGTGATPRDVRILSRDELGELALAFNAMAARLRREERMRADFVAMLSHEIRTPLTSVREAVDLVGSGTFGEVNEKQKRFLDIAGQESERLSDLLTRLLSVSRMEAEELHLNPERVDVAGLVESTVERLVPTARAASVTLESEVEPGLAVRADPAHVRQVLTNLAGNGVKFSERGGTVRLIAERSGREVLFSVADDGPGIPVDEQERIFLKYYREPGVRDSIDGAGLGLAIARRIVLAHDGRIWVESEPGRGATFRFTLPAIS
- a CDS encoding acylphosphatase, with the translated sequence MLSYTCVVEGKVTGGNFQSWVQDLAQQLGLKGWVRNIADHKAEILIQGDAEKFAAFREHLKNEAPIVDKKNITCGSLDHDKTYDVFSIRG